One genomic segment of Ehrlichia chaffeensis str. Arkansas includes these proteins:
- a CDS encoding TrbC/VirB2 family protein, with protein sequence MLKIVLVFFIIVGFVGVAPLCYSGAYANEQAGTGDSDDVSKVICNVIQFVQKLGLPIMTGVILGSSIMAIFGKLPWPAIVMLVVFTAIFFGAGKLITKFVEGVNNNMTNVKDCSALVTPSSQVK encoded by the coding sequence ATGTTAAAAATTGTTTTAGTGTTTTTTATAATAGTAGGGTTTGTTGGTGTTGCACCGTTGTGTTACTCAGGTGCATATGCTAACGAGCAAGCTGGTACTGGTGATTCAGATGATGTAAGTAAAGTTATATGTAATGTTATACAGTTTGTGCAAAAGTTGGGATTGCCAATCATGACAGGGGTAATACTTGGCTCAAGCATTATGGCAATATTTGGAAAATTGCCATGGCCAGCAATAGTAATGTTGGTTGTATTTACAGCGATATTTTTTGGAGCAGGAAAATTAATTACTAAGTTTGTTGAAGGGGTGAATAATAATATGACTAATGTAAAAGATTGTTCTGCTTTAGTAACGCCAAGTAGCCAGGTTAAGTGA
- the hflK gene encoding FtsH protease activity modulator HflK, producing the protein MFDDYDPWNSNNKEDHKSKGYKNSNDINKVIHYFNNTFGSFLKNKKGIRPNNHGKTQFIIAFLVMMLLYMGSGFYIVEPEEEAVQLLFGKYHDTVGPGLRYYLPSPIGQVIKLKVKTVNREEIGSRFYSDSTSGHGEGVMLTGDENIVNINFDVHWRINNAYNYLFKVRDNQVGDTVKNAAESAMREVIGKSSISFAIEGKGRAIISQETKTLLQHILDQYNMGVEILSIQLKKVDPPEKVINSFRDVQSARADKEKLINEAYAYRNQVLPKAKGEAIKIKLDAEAYESEVVNAAEGNTKRFIALYKEYVYQPDAMRNRLYLETMEEILNKNDKVVVSDDLKGMLSYFPLADPRNSR; encoded by the coding sequence ATGTTTGATGATTATGATCCTTGGAATAGTAATAACAAAGAAGACCACAAATCTAAAGGATATAAAAATTCCAATGATATTAATAAAGTTATTCACTATTTCAACAATACATTTGGTTCATTTTTAAAAAACAAGAAAGGCATTCGACCTAATAATCATGGAAAAACACAATTTATTATCGCATTTTTAGTCATGATGCTTCTATACATGGGGTCTGGGTTTTACATAGTCGAACCTGAAGAAGAAGCTGTACAACTACTATTTGGTAAATATCATGACACTGTAGGTCCCGGGTTGCGTTATTATCTCCCATCCCCTATTGGACAGGTAATTAAGTTAAAAGTTAAAACAGTTAACAGGGAAGAAATAGGTTCTAGGTTTTATTCAGATAGCACTTCAGGCCATGGCGAAGGTGTTATGTTAACTGGAGATGAAAACATCGTTAACATAAACTTTGATGTTCATTGGCGCATCAACAATGCATACAACTACTTGTTTAAAGTCAGAGATAACCAAGTAGGAGATACAGTAAAAAATGCAGCTGAAAGTGCAATGCGTGAAGTTATTGGAAAAAGCTCTATATCTTTTGCAATTGAGGGGAAAGGAAGAGCCATAATATCACAAGAAACTAAGACATTACTACAGCATATTCTAGATCAATATAATATGGGAGTTGAAATTTTATCAATTCAGCTAAAAAAAGTTGATCCTCCAGAAAAAGTGATCAATTCTTTTAGAGATGTACAGAGTGCAAGAGCTGATAAAGAAAAGTTGATTAACGAGGCATATGCATACCGTAATCAAGTACTGCCAAAAGCTAAAGGTGAGGCTATAAAAATTAAACTAGATGCAGAAGCATACGAAAGTGAAGTAGTTAACGCAGCTGAAGGTAATACAAAAAGGTTCATTGCTCTCTATAAAGAATACGTATATCAACCTGATGCAATGAGAAATCGTTTATATTTAGAAACAATGGAAGAAATATTAAATAAAAATGATAAGGTAGTTGTCAGCGATGATCTGAAAGGTATGCTTTCTTACTTCCCGTTAGCAGATCCTAGAAATAGTAGGTAA
- a CDS encoding TrbC/VirB2 family protein — MLKAVFVFLVIVGFIGVMSLNFSSAAANNNSSTSTVSQDDDVSKVICNVIKFVQKLGLPIMTGVILGSSIMAIFGRLPWPAIVMLVVFTAIFFGAGKLVSKFVNGVSNNMTSGADCTK; from the coding sequence ATGTTAAAGGCTGTTTTTGTATTTCTTGTAATTGTGGGATTTATAGGTGTTATGTCATTAAACTTTTCTAGTGCTGCAGCAAATAATAATAGTAGTACTAGCACGGTTAGTCAGGATGATGATGTGAGTAAAGTTATATGTAATGTTATAAAGTTTGTGCAAAAGTTAGGATTGCCAATCATGACAGGGGTAATCCTTGGTTCAAGTATTATGGCAATATTTGGAAGGTTGCCATGGCCAGCAATAGTGATGTTAGTTGTATTCACAGCAATATTTTTTGGTGCAGGTAAATTGGTTAGTAAGTTTGTTAATGGAGTTAGTAATAATATGACTAGTGGAGCAGATTGTACTAAATAA
- a CDS encoding entry-triggering protein EtpE, which translates to MKVWCYKNIGLYLIVLLSFVYPRALLHAKINIHVLRDYANVHYNTYYGLHFDNYYKPVDNTEGNLDSVMIRFASHDSYRYMSFMQYVKGQYQDVENLNVSGLDIPFNREDRTFDDHDVMFMQLSSYWGKVTFHSLPIGGCKVLYAGSIIYDPVSAIAFLENENASSKVCICFVGKCNVKPERNSCDKKSIRCKKVTVAINPPPFCSILDASSIVSITPLRFSQQTFFRPGVRIHIYSGSGNPYTKELYVKSHKIGDKTSYNISHAGIPYEFQVYKAGYDTVCAEYSNNGEKGKKVCVPSPGLMRPKVTSNANGVNIQYQDCQGLSSCSVDMLPGTQDLDMYFSVIKPKIDFNNYTLLSRYECEDGKIVENENQCVNGIGQRLGYVHDNNSNVTCVVDMPFVPMKYSIKKNHRDLWLSMHDKMLLGYGVVVGKTDTGKDVERYVQCDQKFAIDIKSMTQEQLNKITRIRQDAFFDIGGHYNPKNAPCQDSMLYRYENNRLYEKGGQVSCKNMVELDYGTKKIKGCSSLYMSDDDFTYFFHENDELEKIVPLNPILQGMCVSNFPSYEYKKRVLVRKILPDSYKLGIDQKNTECDFLKIEAWGGGASGISRSGRSGKAGNYVMGLLRFDKNVVNKKLIIDIGDGGKGANSLSNSGGDTTVKLCDDDDKNCLVKIIAHGGDEGGNYLQDSSEGIDNLVHYRFAPGLQNSGESEILVPYQSPDMPYGKLRKGDKECLCDSNILEKNSNKYWGAGGCSSVYNCAQEGANGMVRITCEKWSGNVGKISLIDENACSDFLVTLIEKMHKSTSGIPNVVKEFLQKISKVSFCRQSKSFPNLISSMSKYFIAIDKILVGGDILGHNLSGLRKELFTELNNTEVKAMLAKLGINESPETLLLYLDVLNFNFGVNISNPPSGLLNYYVSDNEFDYDLSKHDEDYDKLSDNEAMMFNVTTEKPEQWFSVELKDPEFVRRYRNFINMIHRSVITDEEGHKKNNIVVSWMYTFFKSDRQLFELYAAPFVELMLGMDLNKFMKWGNCSDTHIRLFESIGKYSERLPSQIQDFIKKIATGDFCNTFSKMELLNSYGVELSNYAIDCALKNTDKRCLESKWRSSLGSMAKKLQDAVDLNYEVFTDIGIASNRKEIALLIDAVMLNYVMSDLNVGNSDITSTLSLLDPISSQALDNFPYDTIVELRQDASNMKYGKYGDHRANIVTLWSYMAYNSFEWNIEDFKSFVKLLLAEDLTSVKIRKCNDNLRYLFDKLNKYKSKLPAVLQDFLDKISKESVCKKISRFAALETSLVKYEENLLNELRGGNLFYFSSLYDLNYAHRGKLSNIEKVYSHAANIWSDVGELSSNITNLLNNPEIYKIFTDAGITSSKEEISLAFDAVIFNSLVSEIKIDQKKLKNLLLLIYDNSLALNNIRLERSKGSGQIQQVTIDQNRYPGNGILMLQQNANNMEYGNYGVHRADIIALWSYISYMSSESGWSIKKCESFVKLLLGIDLKFIDLKGCDNDVVDLFNKLNTYGDKLPLSLRDFLKKISEKNFCEKMSLFPELGIALMNYTNELRNVLRVGSVFQVDSVANIVNGRVSNINDVYSYLGNLLSNVRQLSSNIADLLNNPDIYKIFTDVGITSSQEAIFLSIDAVIFNLLVSEIKIDNSQLKELLSLVGGHRNASSNNANNGRSLSQGIRYKITFKISFAQNYFPVDEIIKLQQDANNMEYGVHGVHRTDIIALWSYISYASSKSKWLFKRYQSFAGLLFEIGAWGKCTSAERVFFTSMNRYSEKLPLKVYNFIRKITTGDFARKFSGMQSLYTYKQRVYDYVMHCVLRGGLGGECSDMTLREISNELHKLKQEIYSNYDVFRDLGITNGQQEVLLLINVMMLNYAMSDLLVSTTQVNSMLADVRSSLSRTAHCLPYGTVSQLQRSVSHMKYGEYSNYRASVVALWACISCLASFNDDMEPLIKLMLEGD; encoded by the coding sequence ATGAAGGTATGGTGTTACAAAAATATAGGCTTATACTTAATTGTTTTATTATCTTTCGTTTATCCACGTGCACTTTTACATGCTAAGATCAATATACATGTTCTCAGAGATTATGCTAATGTACATTATAACACTTACTATGGTCTTCATTTTGATAACTATTATAAACCTGTCGATAATACGGAAGGTAATCTTGATAGTGTTATGATAAGATTTGCTTCACATGATAGTTATAGATATATGTCTTTTATGCAATATGTAAAAGGGCAATATCAGGATGTAGAAAATCTAAATGTTTCTGGGTTAGATATACCTTTTAATAGGGAAGATCGTACATTTGATGACCATGATGTAATGTTTATGCAGCTGTCTTCTTATTGGGGAAAGGTGACATTTCATAGTTTACCTATAGGTGGTTGTAAAGTTCTATATGCTGGTAGTATAATTTATGATCCTGTCAGTGCTATAGCATTTTTAGAAAATGAAAACGCTAGTTCAAAGGTCTGTATATGTTTTGTAGGAAAGTGTAATGTTAAACCTGAAAGAAATTCATGTGATAAAAAAAGTATACGTTGTAAAAAGGTAACCGTAGCAATTAATCCTCCACCATTCTGTAGCATATTGGACGCATCTAGTATAGTCTCTATTACTCCTTTAAGATTTTCTCAGCAAACTTTTTTTAGACCTGGTGTTAGAATACATATTTATTCAGGATCTGGTAACCCTTATACAAAGGAGTTATATGTGAAATCTCATAAGATAGGTGATAAAACTTCTTATAATATTTCACATGCTGGAATTCCTTATGAATTTCAAGTTTATAAAGCTGGTTATGATACAGTATGTGCGGAATATAGTAATAATGGTGAAAAAGGGAAAAAAGTATGTGTTCCTTCTCCAGGATTGATGCGTCCTAAAGTAACTTCTAATGCTAATGGTGTTAATATACAATATCAAGATTGTCAGGGATTATCTAGTTGTAGTGTTGATATGTTGCCAGGTACACAAGATCTTGATATGTATTTTTCTGTAATAAAGCCTAAAATTGATTTTAATAATTACACTTTGCTCAGTCGGTATGAATGTGAAGATGGGAAAATTGTTGAGAATGAGAATCAATGTGTAAATGGAATAGGGCAAAGACTTGGATACGTGCATGATAATAACAGTAATGTTACATGTGTTGTTGATATGCCTTTTGTTCCTATGAAGTATTCTATTAAAAAGAATCATAGAGACTTGTGGTTAAGCATGCATGATAAAATGCTATTGGGTTATGGAGTTGTTGTTGGTAAAACTGATACTGGAAAGGATGTTGAAAGATATGTGCAATGTGATCAGAAATTTGCAATAGATATTAAAAGTATGACACAAGAACAGCTAAATAAAATTACTAGAATAAGGCAAGATGCATTTTTTGATATTGGAGGCCACTACAATCCTAAAAATGCTCCGTGTCAGGACAGTATGCTATATAGGTATGAAAATAACAGATTATATGAAAAAGGTGGACAGGTATCTTGTAAGAATATGGTTGAATTGGATTATGGAACAAAGAAGATAAAAGGATGTAGTTCACTTTATATGAGTGATGATGATTTTACATATTTCTTTCATGAAAATGATGAATTGGAAAAAATTGTACCTCTGAATCCAATCTTACAAGGTATGTGTGTCAGTAATTTCCCTTCTTATGAATATAAGAAAAGAGTTTTAGTAAGGAAGATATTACCAGATTCTTATAAATTGGGTATTGACCAGAAAAATACAGAATGTGATTTTTTAAAAATAGAAGCATGGGGAGGAGGAGCATCTGGGATATCAAGGTCTGGTAGGTCTGGTAAAGCTGGTAATTATGTTATGGGGTTGTTAAGGTTTGATAAAAATGTAGTTAATAAAAAATTGATAATTGATATTGGTGATGGAGGTAAAGGAGCGAATTCTTTAAGTAATTCTGGTGGGGATACCACTGTAAAGTTGTGTGATGATGATGATAAGAATTGCTTAGTGAAAATAATAGCGCATGGTGGTGATGAAGGCGGTAATTATTTACAAGATAGTTCCGAAGGGATTGACAATCTAGTACATTATAGATTTGCTCCTGGATTACAGAATTCAGGAGAAAGTGAAATATTAGTACCTTATCAAAGTCCGGATATGCCTTATGGTAAGTTACGTAAAGGAGATAAAGAGTGTTTATGTGATAGTAATATTTTGGAGAAAAATTCTAATAAATACTGGGGGGCTGGTGGATGTTCTAGTGTTTATAATTGTGCCCAAGAAGGTGCTAATGGTATGGTCAGAATAACTTGTGAAAAATGGTCAGGTAATGTAGGTAAAATAAGTTTAATAGATGAAAATGCATGCAGTGATTTTTTAGTTACATTAATAGAAAAAATGCACAAGTCAACATCTGGTATACCAAATGTAGTAAAGGAATTTTTGCAGAAAATAAGTAAGGTTAGCTTTTGTAGGCAATCAAAAAGTTTTCCAAATTTAATATCCAGTATGAGTAAATATTTTATTGCAATTGATAAGATATTGGTTGGTGGAGATATATTAGGTCATAATTTATCAGGTCTTCGTAAGGAGCTATTTACTGAATTAAATAATACAGAAGTTAAAGCAATGTTAGCTAAGTTAGGGATTAATGAGTCTCCTGAAACATTACTTTTATACCTTGATGTACTGAATTTTAATTTTGGTGTCAATATATCAAATCCACCTTCAGGTTTGTTAAATTATTATGTTTCTGATAATGAATTTGACTATGATCTTTCAAAACATGATGAGGATTATGATAAATTGTCTGACAATGAAGCAATGATGTTTAATGTAACTACTGAAAAGCCAGAACAGTGGTTTAGTGTGGAGTTGAAAGATCCGGAATTTGTAAGACGATATAGAAATTTTATTAATATGATACATAGAAGTGTTATTACAGATGAAGAAGGGCATAAAAAGAACAACATTGTAGTTTCTTGGATGTATACTTTCTTTAAGTCTGATAGACAACTTTTTGAGCTTTATGCAGCCCCTTTTGTTGAATTGATGCTAGGAATGGATCTGAATAAATTTATGAAGTGGGGAAACTGTAGTGATACACATATCAGATTGTTTGAATCTATAGGTAAGTATAGTGAAAGATTGCCTTCACAGATACAAGATTTTATAAAAAAAATAGCTACTGGAGATTTTTGTAATACATTCTCTAAGATGGAATTATTGAATTCATATGGTGTAGAGTTGTCAAATTATGCCATTGACTGTGCATTAAAGAATACGGATAAGCGTTGTCTGGAAAGTAAGTGGCGTAGCAGTCTAGGATCTATGGCGAAGAAGTTACAGGATGCGGTTGATCTTAATTATGAAGTTTTTACTGATATAGGTATTGCAAGTAATAGAAAAGAAATAGCGTTATTAATTGATGCAGTAATGTTAAATTATGTAATGTCTGATTTAAATGTGGGTAATTCTGATATAACTAGTACGTTATCGTTGTTAGATCCTATATCATCACAGGCTCTTGATAATTTTCCTTATGATACTATTGTGGAGTTACGACAAGATGCTAGTAATATGAAGTATGGGAAATATGGTGATCATAGAGCTAATATAGTTACATTGTGGTCTTACATGGCATACAATTCTTTTGAATGGAATATTGAAGATTTTAAATCTTTTGTTAAATTACTGTTGGCAGAAGATCTGACATCTGTGAAGATAAGAAAATGTAATGATAATTTACGTTATTTATTTGATAAGTTAAACAAGTACAAAAGTAAATTACCTGCGGTGCTGCAAGACTTCTTAGATAAAATAAGTAAAGAGAGTGTTTGTAAGAAAATATCAAGGTTTGCAGCGTTAGAAACTTCACTAGTGAAATATGAGGAAAATTTACTTAATGAATTACGTGGAGGTAATTTGTTCTATTTCAGTTCTTTATATGATCTAAACTATGCTCATAGAGGGAAGTTATCAAATATAGAAAAGGTATATTCTCATGCTGCAAATATTTGGTCAGATGTAGGAGAATTATCTTCTAACATTACAAATCTTTTAAATAACCCAGAGATATATAAAATTTTTACTGATGCAGGTATTACTAGCAGTAAAGAAGAAATATCTTTAGCTTTTGATGCAGTCATATTTAATTCACTGGTATCAGAAATAAAAATTGATCAGAAAAAACTGAAGAATTTGTTATTGTTGATTTATGATAATAGTCTTGCTTTGAATAATATAAGGTTGGAACGTAGTAAAGGTTCAGGTCAGATACAACAGGTTACGATTGATCAGAATCGATATCCTGGTAATGGTATTTTGATGCTACAGCAAAATGCTAATAACATGGAATATGGAAACTATGGTGTTCACAGAGCTGATATAATTGCATTGTGGTCTTATATATCATATATGTCTTCTGAATCTGGATGGAGTATTAAAAAATGTGAATCTTTTGTAAAATTACTATTAGGGATAGACTTGAAATTTATAGATCTGAAAGGCTGTGATAATGATGTGGTTGATTTATTTAATAAGTTGAATACTTATGGAGATAAATTGCCTTTAAGTTTACGAGATTTCCTAAAGAAAATAAGTGAGAAAAATTTCTGTGAGAAAATGTCGTTATTTCCAGAATTAGGAATTGCGTTAATGAACTATACAAATGAGTTGAGAAATGTATTGCGTGTTGGAAGTGTATTTCAGGTTGACTCTGTGGCTAATATTGTTAATGGACGAGTATCAAACATAAATGATGTATATTCTTATCTTGGAAATCTTTTATCAAATGTAAGGCAGTTATCTTCTAACATTGCAGACCTTTTGAATAATCCAGATATATATAAAATTTTCACTGATGTAGGGATTACAAGCAGTCAAGAGGCAATATTTTTAAGTATTGATGCAGTCATATTCAATTTATTAGTATCGGAAATAAAAATTGATAATAGTCAACTGAAGGAATTGTTGTCATTAGTTGGTGGGCATCGTAATGCTAGTTCTAATAATGCAAATAATGGTCGTAGTTTGTCTCAAGGTATAAGATACAAAATAACTTTTAAAATATCTTTTGCTCAAAATTATTTTCCAGTTGATGAAATTATTAAGTTGCAGCAAGATGCTAATAATATGGAATATGGAGTACATGGTGTTCATAGAACTGATATAATCGCGTTGTGGTCTTATATATCATATGCTTCTTCTAAGTCAAAATGGCTTTTTAAACGTTATCAATCTTTTGCTGGGTTGTTGTTTGAAATAGGAGCATGGGGAAAATGTACAAGTGCAGAAAGAGTATTTTTTACATCTATGAATCGATATAGTGAAAAATTGCCTTTAAAAGTATACAATTTTATAAGAAAAATAACTACTGGGGATTTTGCTCGTAAGTTCTCTGGTATGCAATCTTTGTATACATATAAACAACGAGTGTATGATTATGTAATGCACTGTGTATTAAGAGGGGGTTTGGGTGGAGAATGTTCCGATATGACATTACGAGAAATAAGCAATGAGCTTCATAAATTAAAGCAGGAAATTTATTCTAACTATGATGTCTTTAGGGATTTAGGCATTACAAATGGTCAACAAGAAGTGCTTTTATTGATTAATGTAATGATGTTAAACTATGCAATGTCTGATTTATTGGTTAGTACTACTCAGGTAAACTCTATGTTGGCAGATGTGCGTTCTTCATTGTCACGAACTGCTCATTGTTTGCCTTATGGTACTGTGTCACAATTGCAACGAAGTGTTAGTCATATGAAATATGGAGAATATAGTAATTATAGAGCTAGTGTCGTTGCTTTGTGGGCTTGTATTTCGTGCCTTGCTTCATTTAATGATGATATGGAGCCTTTGATAAAATTAATGCTGGAAGGGGATTAG
- a CDS encoding TrbC/VirB2 family protein, translated as MCYSGAHASKQADTDNSDDVSRVICNVIQFVQKLGLPIMTGVILGSSIMAIFGRLPWPAIVMLVVFTAIFFGAGKLVSKFVSGINNNMTSGADCSTTPSKK; from the coding sequence TTGTGTTATTCAGGTGCACATGCTAGCAAGCAAGCTGATACTGATAATTCAGATGATGTAAGTAGAGTTATATGTAATGTTATACAGTTTGTGCAAAAGTTGGGATTGCCAATCATGACAGGGGTAATACTTGGTTCAAGTATTATGGCAATATTTGGAAGGTTACCATGGCCAGCAATAGTAATGTTAGTTGTATTTACAGCAATATTTTTTGGTGCAGGTAAATTAGTTAGTAAGTTTGTCAGTGGAATTAATAATAATATGACTAGTGGGGCAGATTGTAGTACTACTCCATCAAAAAAATAA
- a CDS encoding TrbC/VirB2 family protein has protein sequence MVYNISKYFIGRALLFLLLLMFSVAPNVSDANTGGQAGDDTVTKVICNVVVFVQKLGLPIMTGVILGSSVMAIFGRLPWPAIVMLVVFTAIFFGAGKLISKFAGGITELSADKFDCSSISKGP, from the coding sequence ATGGTGTATAATATAAGTAAGTATTTTATAGGTAGAGCTCTTCTATTTTTGCTGCTCTTAATGTTTTCTGTAGCACCAAATGTAAGTGATGCTAATACTGGTGGTCAAGCAGGAGATGATACAGTTACTAAGGTGATATGTAATGTTGTTGTGTTTGTGCAAAAATTGGGGTTGCCAATCATGACAGGGGTAATCCTTGGTTCAAGTGTTATGGCAATATTTGGTAGGCTACCATGGCCAGCAATAGTAATGTTAGTTGTGTTTACAGCTATATTCTTTGGGGCAGGTAAGCTGATATCTAAATTTGCTGGTGGAATAACAGAACTTTCAGCTGATAAGTTTGATTGTAGTTCAATATCAAAAGGTCCTTAA